Proteins from a single region of Gossypium arboreum isolate Shixiya-1 chromosome 1, ASM2569848v2, whole genome shotgun sequence:
- the LOC108481402 gene encoding COBRA-like protein 10 — protein sequence MKVPGLKLICLAFLFIHTRILVCYGALDDAVDDYTDETPAKPPPPEMDNCNGVFLSYAFTSRTKALPLLKNVSAQPWTFNAMATVVNSGTEEVKGWKMYIGFQHKEILVSATNAVLIDGGGDFPTAVGNGTTLAGYPKADLKTSIDTAGDFNQIAVQVELKGSMFGLGEKATPMPKTISLKNDGWRCPTPTKYKTYMHACCKRDPKFKVNSNKKSKFAARQNGDLTFMYDVVKSYEGSYEAQVTMDNSSPIGRLDRWNLTWEWMRGEFIYSMKGAYTPRFDTSDCVYGLAGRYLKGFDFTNVMNCEKKPTITDLPLTKVNDTQIGKIPYCCKNASLLPPQMDPSRARAIFQLRVYKLPPDTPPTILYPPQRWNITGVLNARYHCGPPIRVDPSEFPNLKGFDAKVYAIASWQVVCNMTRPEKRKTRCCVSFSAYYSDGAIPCSTCACGCDNIDTDKCNPDKPAMHLPPDALLLPSKNRTAKIKAFAKLKKKGIPRKLPCPDNCGVSINWHINTDHKAGWSARMTLFNWQEAPFVDWFVAVEIKKAYPDYDNVFSFNGTKKLKGIKNTIFFQSLKDLNYLVEMKNGSKPSDPKVPGKQQSVISFTKKMTPNIKIRKGDGFPSKVYFNGEECALPRSFPSSGHRSHLSIASFILISITTTFLLIITRFI from the exons ATGAAAGTGCCTGGGTTGAAACTCATATGTCTTGCTTTTCTATTTATCCACACAAGAATCCTGGTGTGTTACGGCGCTCTAGACGATGCTGTCGACGACTATACGGACGAGACACCGGCTAAGCCGCCGCCACCCGAGATGGACAATTGTAATGGTGTATTCTTGAGCTATGCTTTCACGTCAAGGACTAAAGCATTACCCCTCCTGAAAAACGTTTCAGCTCAGCCGTGGACGTTTAACGCCATGGCCACCGTTGTAAATTCTGGGACGGAAGAGGTAAAAGGATGGAAGATGTATATTGGGTTTCAACATAAAGAGATATTGGTGTCCGCAACCAACGCCGTCCTGATTGACGGTGGCGGGGATTTCCCGACGGCGGTTGGAAATGGAACAACCTTAGCAGGGTACCCCAAGGCAGACCTCAAGACATCTATTGACACTGCTGGGGATTTTAATCAAATTGCCGTCCAGGTTGAGCTCAAGGGTTCCATGTTCGGATTAGGCGAGAAGGCCACTCCTATGCCTAAGACCATCAGCCTCAAAAACGATGGCTGGAGATGCCCCACGCCTACTAAATATA AAACCTACATGCATGCATGTTGCAAAAGGGATCCGAAATTCAAAGTGAATTCCAATAAGAAAAGCAAGTTCGCGGCTAGGCAAAATGGAGACCTCACCTTCATGTACGATGTTGTTAAATCATATGAAGGTAGCTACGAGGCCCAAGTAACGATGGACAACAGCAGCCCTATCGGCAGGCTGGACCGTTGGAACCTGACATGGGAATGGATGAGAGGGGAATTCATTTACTCCATGAAAGGAGCCTACACTCCTAGATTTGATACCTCCGACTGCGTTTATGGCTTAGCTGGTCGTTACCTCAAGGGTTTCGATTTCACGAATGTTATGAATTGTGAAAAAAAGCCAACCATTACTGATTTGCCACTTACTAAAGTAAATGATACCCAGATTGGTAAGATCCCTTATTGTTGTAAAAATGCAAGTCTGTTGCCACCACAAATGGATCCCAGCAGAGCCCGAGCCATTTTTCAATTAAGGGTGTATAAATTGCCCCCTGATACCCCACCCACTATTTTATACCCACCACAAAGATGGAACATTACCGGCGTCCTTAATGCTCGCTACCACTGTGGGCCTCCGATTAGAGTAGATCCCTCTGAGTTCCCTAATCTAAAGGGGTTCGATGCTAAAGTATATGCCATCGCAAGTTGGCAAGTTGTGTGCAACATGACAAGGCCAGAGAAAAGGAAAACTAGGTGTTGTGTTTCCTTCTCAGCTTACTACAGCGATGGTGCTATTCCATGCAGCACCTGTGCTTGCGGATGTGATAATATCGACACCGATAAATGTAATCCCGATAAACCTGCGATGCATCTCCCACCCGATGCACTCCTCCTTCCTTCCAAAAACAGGACTGCTAAAATTAAAGCCTTTGCTAAACTCAAGAAGAAAGGGATTCCCAGGAAGTTGCCTTGCCCTGACAACTGTGGGGTCAGCATCAACTGGCATATCAACACCGATCACAAGGCCGGATGGTCGGCTCGGATGACGCTGTTCAATTGGCAAGAAGCTCCATTCGTGGACTGGTTCGTAGCCGTTGAAATTAAAAAAGCATACCCTGATTACGACAATGTGTTTTCCTTTAATGGAACCAAGAAGCTCAAAGGCATCAAGAACACCATTTTCTTCCAAAGCTTGAAGGACTTGAATTACCTGGTGGAAATGAAAAATGGGTCTAAACCGAGTGATCCTAAAGTCCCTGGAAAACAGCAATCCGTTATTTCATTCACTAAGAAAATGACGCCCAATATAAAAATTCGAAAGGGCGATGGTTTCCCTTCCAAGGTCTACTTCAATGGCGAAGAATGTGCACTTCCTCGTAGTTTCCCGAGTTCAGGGCACCGTTCTCATCTTTCTATTGCAAGTTTCATCTTGATATCTATCACCACCACTTTCTTGCTCATCATAACCCGTTTCATTTGA
- the LOC108482152 gene encoding thiamine thiazole synthase, chloroplastic-like, whose translation MASSMATTLTSSSKLCRNTSLFESSFHGVPIKPLSFHFKTKSSHCNASISMSAASPPPYDFNNFRFDPIKESIVSREMTRRYMMDMIIYADTDVVVVGAGSAGLSCAYELSKNPSVQIAIVEQSVSPGGGAWLGGQLFSAMVVRKPAHRFLDELAIEYDEQDDYVVIKHAALFTSTIMSKLLARPNVKLFNAVAAEDLIVKEGRVGGIVTNWALVSMNHDTQSCMDPNVMEAKVVVSSCGHDGPFGATGVKRLKSIGMIDSVPGMKALDMNTAEDAIVRLTREIVPGMIVTGMEVAEIDGSPRMGPTFGAMMISGQKAAHLALKSLGLPNAIDGTHVGTIHPELILAVADSAETADA comes from the exons ATGGCATCTTCCATGGCTACAACTCTCACTTCCTCTTCAAAACTTTGCAGGAACACTTCTCTCTTCGAGTCTTCCTTCCATGGGGTTCCAATTAAGCcactttcttttcatttcaaaacaAAGTCTTCCCATTGCAACGCATCCATTTCCATGTCTGCAGCATCACCTCCACCCtatgattttaataatttcagGTTTGACCCCATCAAGGAGTCCATCGTCTCACGTGAGATGACACGCAGGTACATGATGGACATGATCATCTATGCTGATACCGATGTGGTGGTCGTCGGTGCCGGCTCCGCTGGGCTCTCTTGTGCCTATGAGCTTAGCAAGAACCCCTCCGTACAGATCGCTATTGTCGAGCAGTCTGTTAGCCCCGGAGGTGGTGCCTGGCTCGGTGGACAGCTTTTCTCTGCCATG GTAGTGCGGAAACCAGCTCATCGCTTCCTCGACGAACTCGCCATTGAATATGATGAACAAGACGACTATGTTGTGATCAAGCATGCAGCCCTTTTCACATCCACAATCATGAGCAAGCTTCTAGCCCGCCCCAACGTGAAGCTGTTCAACGCTGTGGCGGCGGAAGACTTAATAGTGAAGGAAGGGAGAGTTGGTGGTATTGTGACAAACTGGGCCCTAGTGTCAATGAACCATGACACACAGTCCTGCATGGACCCTAATGTGATGGAGGCCAAGGTGGTGGTGAGCTCTTGTGGTCATGATGGGCCATTTGGAGCCACCGGGGTGAAGAGGTTGAAAAGCATTGGGATGATTGATAGTGTGCCAGGGATGAAGGCACTGGATATGAATACAGCTGAGGATGCTATAGTGAGGCTGACTAGGGAAATTGTGCCTGGGATGATTGTCACCGGGATGGAAGTTGCTGAGATTGATGGATCCCCAAGAATG GGGCCAACATTTGGAGCAATGATGATATCAGGGCAAAAGGCAGCCCATCTTGCCCTGAAATCATTAGGATTGCCTAATGCAATTGATGGAACACATGTGGGAACCATTCACCCGGAGCTAATCTTGGCCGTTGCAGATTCTGCCGAGACCGCTGACGCTTAG
- the LOC108482023 gene encoding protein translation factor SUI1 homolog 2-like: MSDLDVQIPTAFDPFADANAEDSGAGAKDYVHIRVQQRNGRKSLTTVQGLKKEFSYNKILKDLKKEFCCNGTVVQDPELGQVIQLQGDQRKNVSTFLVQAGIVKKENIKIHGF; the protein is encoded by the exons ATGTCTGATCTCGACGTCCAAATTCCCACCGCCTTTG ATCCCTTTGCCGATGCAAATGCTGAGGACTCAGGTGCGGGTGCAAAGGACTATGTGCACATTCGTGTTCAGCAACGGAACGGTAGGAAAAGCCTGACAACTGTCCAGGGGTTGAAGAAAGAATTCAGCTACAACAAGATACTCAAAGACCTCAAAAAGGAGTTTTGCTGCAATGGCACCGTGGTCCAAGACCCTGAATTAGGCCAG GTTATTCAACTTCAAGGTGACCAGCGTAAGAACGTATCTACCTTCCTTGTTCAG GCTGGCATTGTGAAGAAGGAAAACATCAAAATCCATGGTTTCTAA
- the LOC108480522 gene encoding DDRGK domain-containing protein 1 translates to MEEIVALFLSMFLVLALVPLYIWKRRQNTRPTVEHVEERQAPRRENVVRGGAGARSRMRRRPAAGGASSSSAATAEETADGSEEEEEGDGYYEAKASKKKEKKRQERDAQRRAEEAARESRQTKQDRYAEMRRKKDEEREAEERRLEEEAQARKAKEEEAAALEFEKWKGAFSVDAEGTTENELQDGSQDLVSNFVEYIKNHKCIPLEDLAGEFKLRTQECINRITSLESMGRLSGVMDDRGKYIYISMEEMKAVADYIKRQGRVSISHLASKSNQFIDLEPKVQFTEEISTAEEITVA, encoded by the exons ATGGAGGAAATAGTAGCTTTGTTTCTTTCAATGTTTCTCGTTCTAGCATTGGTTCCGTTATATATATGGAAACGCCGTCAGAATACTCGACCAACCGTTGAACATGTTGAAGAACGGCAG GCTCCAAGAAGGGAAAATGTAGTACGTGGTGGGGCCGGTGCTCGTAGTAGGATGCGGAGGAGACCAGCTGCAGGAGGAGCTAGCTCGTCGTCTGCTGCAACTGCTGAAG AAACTGCTGATGGAAGtgaggaagaagaggaaggagATGGATATTATGAGGCTAAAGCATCcaagaagaaggaaaagaaacGGCAAGAAAGGGATGCACAACGAAGG GCTGAAGAGGCTGCTCGTGAGTCAAGGCAGACTAAACAGGATCGATATGCTGAAATGCGGAGGAAAAAGGATGAGGAGCGTGAGGCAGAGGAACGTAGGCTG GAAGAAGAAGCTCAAGCTCGAAAGGCCAAGGAGGAAGAAGCTGCTGCCTTGGAGTTTGAAAAGTGGAAAGGAGCATTTTCTGTTGATGCTGAAGGAACCACAGAGAACGAATTGCAAGATGGAAGTCAGGATTTGGTTTCTAATTTTGTGGAATACATTAAG AATCATAAATGTATTCCTTTGGAAGATCTTGCTGGAGAATTCAAATTGAGAACCCAG GAATGTATCAATAGGATCACCTCCCTTGAAAGTATGG GGCGACTTTCAGGTGTCATGGATGATAGAGGGAAGTATATATACATCTCAATGGAGGAGATGAAGGCTGTAGCTGACTATATCAAGCGTCAAGGAAGAGTAAGCATTTCACATTTAGCTAGCAAATCTAACCAGTTCATCGATCTAGAGCCGAAAGTTCAATTTACAGAGGAGATCAGCACAGCAGAGGAAATCACTGTTGCTTGA
- the LOC108482419 gene encoding MYB-like transcription factor ETC1, with translation MAESEYSSSENASTDSNSIEEQSKQDLELQFSEDEETLVIRMFNLVGERWGLIAGRIPGRTAEEIEKYWNTRYSTSQ, from the exons ATGGCTGAATCTGAATATTCTTCGAGTGAAAATGCATCTACGGACTCCAACTCCATAG AGGAACAAAGTAAACAAGATTTGGAACTTCAATTCTCAGAAGATGAGGAAACACTAGTAATCAGGATGTTTAATTTAGTTGGAGAAAG GTGGGGTTTGATCGCTGGGAGAATCCCTGGAAGAACAGCCGAGGAGATTGAGAAATATTGGAACACAAGATACTCAACAAGCCAGTGA